The Rhodamnia argentea isolate NSW1041297 chromosome 10, ASM2092103v1, whole genome shotgun sequence sequence tattcacgGTAGCGTTAACTATGCCACGAAGGACAACCGGTGTCCACGTCGGGGATTTCGGGCCAAAATTAACAGGATTggctcaattagtaaaattaataTGTTTAaactgaattagaaaaaacgcaacaggtttagaatttttttggataatcatCCCCACAATTTATTATCACCGGGCTCGAAATCATGAACTTGCATTTGGGACAGCCGGTGTACTagcccgccgccaccgccgccagtTGTATGTGTACTAGAATTGGAAGGCATGGACGTGGTCCAAATAGATCTGTGCTTCAAACCCTAATTCACCAAACGAGCTTACGAAGAGAAGGGCCAAGAAGAAAAGACGATGCCGTGCCGACATATGCTTGAGCACATAACGTGATCAGCAAACATCAGTAAAACCTCAAAACTCTCTGCACATGTTACTTCAATAGCACAGGGGATTCTCTTAGCACCAACAAGGTAACAATCGAACGGCCAACGTCTCGTGATCGCAGACGTAAACTATCATCGACGGGGACAAACGGTCGACAACGCGAAGCGCTTGAGGGGAAGGTGTCGCGGCGTAATCGTACTTGATGTTACAGATATTGATGAACTCTGCTTGGTCTTGGGAGTGAGAAGTAGTCAACCTGCGTAGCTTTCTTAGTTAAGTCTTAGAAGCAGAAGACCAAACCGACGGGGAATCAtagatgaaagagagagaatgggtaAAAAAGAACGGGGCAAGCGCGACGAATCTTGTGGTCGTTTTAATATAATGGAGGAAGAATACAATTAGATGGTCCTTTTCATGGCTATTCAAATCACATGCGTGAGGTCACAAGCTACCAAATGAGGCATCTTCCCTAGCAAGACATCCCCCCCCACCCCTATAtcggtttctttcttcttctcagtATATTATTGTCTTGTGCATGGAAGGGAACACTAAATGTGACGTCTACCTAGGGTTGCCCCCGGTCCAAActaaaggaaaagcaaagaggGTTAGGGTTGGTTAGTGTGGAGCTTTCTCCCTTCCTTAAATTATCAAAGCTGGTAATCGAATCGAACGGCACCGGACACAAGCAAGTCTCTTAGATGACCCGCCTCGCCGCGGTCCATCTCTCGTGACCGTCGGTCGCAATCACGAAGAGAGATAATTCCATCGCGACAAATATAGTTGAGAGCTGGTCATTCATTCTTTTATCAGACGAGAAGTAGTAAAGTTTTAAACGAGAAATTACACAATAACGCAATAATCAACCCCGTGATTGAAGCAAGAAATTGACTATGTGGGTGTGTTGTGTGGGGTGATGTAAGGGGGACGTTGATTAGGACAAATCGCGGCGTGCACGACAGGCCACTAATTTGTCTCCTAATTGATGGTTTCAGGACCAAGTCTCCTTATTTATTCAAAACCTTTGTGTTTTTAAGCTTTATTGCTTGGCTTCATCTAGAGAATCGCTCCGGTGCCTCCAAGTGGCGCCTCCTTGCGCCCTCACGACTTTCTTCTCCGATGTTTTTTGACCCattccaagagagagagagagagagagagagagagattaaaataCTTAAATTGAAGTATCTCTTTGTTAAAATACTTTTGTCAATTGTCATCACATTCTTCTCTCCGAGGTTCTATCTTCCTAGGGGCAAGTGTAATGACTCATTTGTCCCTGCAATATTCACCCTATTATCAATACTTTAGAGCAGATAAAAAGTAAAGCAAAATACATATCTTGCAAATATAGCACATTTCGATTAAGGAGATATGGACAAATTAGAACTTGGCACTTATCTAGTAAGCTTCTCTTACATTTGCTAAATTAGCATACCTGAGCATTTTCGACGAATAGCAAACTAAATTAGATCGCATTGGTCCGGCTTAAATTTAACTTACCAGAATAATGTATATGATTGGTGTGAAAACTATTTCGAATATTCGAGTGACAAATGAACAATTTACCCAATTCAATTCGGATTTAGAAATATCAATTTTAGTTACGGGTGATGTTcgaatttgaaacaaaaagagaagtgTTGTCCAAatccaatttgataaattaatattttttttatttaagaaattttcTCGACtcaatgttttttgaaaaatgattccaAGAATTAGGGGcaataagaagaaaaggcaaGGGCATATTTGGGAAGGACACTGTGAGACCGTGAGAGTCCCACAAAGTACCAAACGCAAACCGACGCCTAACTATGCTCGTTCAAATGAAAGGAAAATCCAACACCAGCCCTCCAACATATAAATTCCCCTGGAGAACCGGACATGGAAAAACCTGACCAAACTGACCAAACCTAGAAAACCCTGTCGAATTTCTTCCAAAACCAAGACTCGGAGCTTACTTTCTTCTCCGGCTCCAATGGAGATCCATTTTCAGAAGCCGCAACAGGGAGGAGACGCCAACATTCCCGTGGCCAAACTGGGCAGCAACAAGTTCAAGGCCAGAGGCCGAGGCCACAGCAACATCAACAACAAGTATGTCGGGGTGAGGCAGAGGCCCTCGGGGCGGTGGGTCGCCGAGATCAAGGACACCACCCAGAAGATCAGAATGTGGCTCGGCACCTACGAGACCGCGGAAGAGGCCGCCCAGGCCTACGACCAGGCCGCCTGCCTCCTTCGTGGGTCCAACACCCGCACCAACTTCGTGACCCACGTGTCCTCCGACTCTCCCCTGGCTTCTCGCATCCGAAACCTCCTCAACAGCAAGAAGGGAGGCGCTAAACGACCGAGTTTCGACGCCTGTCTTTCTACAACGATGAGTACTGCTACTACCGGCACAACAGCAACGGCTATGACTCCGACTAGTACTACTAACTCGTATAGTAGCACGAGCTGTAGTAGCAACAGTTGCACGGACAGTGGCAGTACTCTATCTGCTGTCGACAAGATCAACTCGGAAGCCATCCAGGTTTTCAGTGAGGATGTATATAAGCCGGATTTAAGCCACTGCAGGGACGAGTTTGAGTTGAAACCTTCAAAACAGAGTTTTTCCTGGGCTCCTGTGCATGCGTTCGATAGGTTCTCGTACGCACAGGAGGTCGTGGAATTGCCAAAGAGCGTAAAGGCCGGTCCGGCCAGCTCGTCCGACGAGATGGGGGAATTCTCGGAGTTCGACAGGATGAAAGTGGAGAGACAGATTTCCGCGTCGCTGTATGCCATGAACGGGTTGCAGGAGTACATGGAGACTGTCCATGATCCATCCGAGGCTCTGTGGGATCTCCCTCCCCTGTGTTCATTGTTGTGCTAGTTGCCTTTTGATTATTCGAGAGAAATTGTCGTGTGCTTAGCTCAAAAAGATTTGAACACAGTACCTGTGGAATCATATAAGGTTGGTGTCCGCCAGAATGTCCACCTTCACGGACGGGCTTGATAGTGACGAATAGCATTAATTTAAGCACTCTCTGAGACATATTCCAAGTCAAGAATAGACAGCTTGTTACCCAAAATTGTGAATTCTTTAATATGAAGAATCATCATCGTTGTTACAATTTGACATATTAACTGTCACCAAATGAATGCATCGTACCACCGATTTCACATGACGACAATTGATCACCACTAGTGGGAAGTTGAATCTGATTGATTCAGTGGAAACTCAAATTGCTCGTCACTTTTCTGGGAAGCGCATGTATGTAACTGGTAACAACTAACAGACTACTCTTCCTCTAATGGGTACTCATGCTTATTACCACTGGAAAGATCTCTTCTGTGTTATTTCATAAGTTTCTGGCATCACTGTAGGCCAAATCCTCCATGGCCGCTCAGGCATTCGCTGAAACAGCTAGTGCT is a genomic window containing:
- the LOC115729775 gene encoding ethylene-responsive transcription factor ERN1-like, yielding MEIHFQKPQQGGDANIPVAKLGSNKFKARGRGHSNINNKYVGVRQRPSGRWVAEIKDTTQKIRMWLGTYETAEEAAQAYDQAACLLRGSNTRTNFVTHVSSDSPLASRIRNLLNSKKGGAKRPSFDACLSTTMSTATTGTTATAMTPTSTTNSYSSTSCSSNSCTDSGSTLSAVDKINSEAIQVFSEDVYKPDLSHCRDEFELKPSKQSFSWAPVHAFDRFSYAQEVVELPKSVKAGPASSSDEMGEFSEFDRMKVERQISASLYAMNGLQEYMETVHDPSEALWDLPPLCSLLC